The following coding sequences are from one Geodermatophilus normandii window:
- a CDS encoding polysaccharide deacetylase family protein: protein MDVPPVGDGSSVAGLVPHQETVLQPDDQRGIATVTLTGVDSLGQVLTALVDAEVRRYEAARRDDGVNVLTVGWGLVQATGDVLGVRVTSRSYTGGAPHGTTTTTTSVYTDVASGETWTAAELVADPERLAGWVTAALGEADLAGEPPDPAVVASDVRFGGDGSLTVVLDRQEAGLRTLDAVAVRVPAADADDVLSGPGRRVRDAALDADGFRGVPAEPPDTPAAAGGAVDCTRLACIALTFDDGPGPYTADLLDELADAGVPATFFVLGGSVAAMPDLVRRAAREGHALGSHTWSHPHLPLLTAGQIADEVDRTTAALRGAGVTTDLMRPPYGETDARVGEVVGGLGYAQVLWDVDTQDWLNRDVATTTRRALEGAHPGGIVLMHDIHPTTVEAVPGIIDALRARGYTLVTVPQLLGAVEPGGVYRGG, encoded by the coding sequence GTGGACGTCCCGCCGGTGGGCGACGGCTCGTCGGTCGCCGGCCTCGTCCCGCACCAGGAGACGGTCCTGCAGCCCGACGACCAGCGCGGGATCGCGACGGTCACCCTCACCGGGGTCGACTCCCTCGGTCAGGTGCTGACCGCGCTGGTCGACGCCGAGGTCCGGCGGTACGAGGCGGCCCGCCGCGACGACGGGGTCAACGTGCTCACCGTCGGCTGGGGACTGGTCCAGGCGACCGGTGACGTGCTCGGCGTGCGCGTGACGTCGCGCAGCTACACCGGAGGCGCGCCGCACGGGACGACCACGACGACGACCAGCGTCTACACCGACGTCGCCTCCGGGGAGACGTGGACCGCCGCCGAGCTGGTCGCCGACCCGGAGCGGCTGGCCGGGTGGGTGACCGCGGCGCTCGGCGAGGCCGACCTCGCCGGCGAGCCGCCGGACCCCGCCGTCGTCGCCTCCGACGTGCGCTTCGGCGGCGACGGGTCGCTCACCGTCGTCCTGGACCGGCAGGAGGCCGGACTGCGCACCCTCGACGCCGTCGCCGTCCGCGTCCCGGCCGCCGATGCCGACGACGTCCTGTCCGGCCCCGGGCGACGGGTCCGGGACGCGGCGCTGGATGCCGACGGGTTCCGCGGTGTCCCCGCCGAGCCGCCGGACACGCCGGCCGCCGCGGGCGGCGCCGTCGACTGCACGCGGCTGGCCTGCATCGCGCTCACCTTCGACGACGGTCCCGGCCCGTACACGGCCGACCTGCTCGACGAGCTGGCCGACGCCGGCGTCCCCGCCACCTTCTTCGTCCTCGGTGGCAGCGTCGCCGCCATGCCCGACCTGGTCCGCCGCGCGGCGCGGGAGGGACACGCGCTCGGCAGCCACACCTGGAGCCACCCCCACCTGCCGCTGCTCACCGCCGGGCAGATCGCCGACGAGGTCGACCGGACCACGGCGGCACTGCGCGGCGCCGGGGTGACCACCGACCTTATGCGCCCGCCCTACGGGGAGACCGACGCGCGCGTCGGCGAGGTGGTCGGCGGGCTCGGCTACGCGCAGGTGCTGTGGGACGTCGACACCCAGGACTGGCTCAACCGGGACGTCGCGACCACCACCCGGCGCGCACTCGAGGGGGCCCACCCCGGGGGGATCGTCCTGATGCACGACATCCACCCGACGACCGTCGAGGCCGTGCCCGGGATCATCGACGCCCTGCGCGCCCGGGGTTACACCCTGGTGACCGTTCCGCAGCTGCTCGGTGCCGTCGAGCCGGGCGGCGTGTACCGGGGCGGCTGA